A part of Clarias gariepinus isolate MV-2021 ecotype Netherlands chromosome 14, CGAR_prim_01v2, whole genome shotgun sequence genomic DNA contains:
- the zgc:112285 gene encoding elastase-1 gives MAKSTFFLRHMLLLLLCLTLGTAYTYAFTPSRLQQHKILHLDWPRDCGLAHFKPYTTERIVSGNEARPHSWPWQVSLQVRPRGSKHYVHVCGGTLIHKTWVLTAAHCFQKGKAEDPGNWRIVLGKHQLKKSEAVERIFPVKRIYRHEHFRYPVHSELDYDIALVKAGTEILPSNFIRYACLPRKQTNLKPGHYCWVTGWGDTRGGKDNVSLAESLNQARLPIIDHKTCRQKKFWGDRVRESMICAGFRDTEGPPAACQGDSGGPLMCQVGEDRWEVRGVVSFGPIGCAVENKPSVFTRTAAYIPWIEATRIRDFFFH, from the exons ATGGCAAAGAGTACCTTTTTTCTACGACATATGTTGCTGCTTTTGCTGTGTCTTACACTGGGGACAGCTTACACCTATGCCTTTACCCCCAGTCGCCTCCAGCAGCACAAAATCCTCCACCTCG ACTGGCCCAGGGATTGTGGCCTGGCTCACTTTAAACCATATACTACAGAACGCATTGTATCAGGCAATGAGGCCAGACCCCACTCGTGGCCATGGCAGGTCTCACTGCAG GTTCGTCCTAGAGGCAGCAAGCACTATGTCCATGTGTGTGGTGGGACCCTGATCCACAAAACCTGGGTGCTTACTGCAGCCCACTGCTTCCAGAA GGGTAAAGCTGAGGATCCCGGTAATTGGCGTATTGTTTTGGGGAAGCATCAACTGAAGAAATCTGAAGCAGTTGAGCGTATCTTCCCTGTGAAGAGAATCTACAGACATGAGCATTTTCGCTACCCAGTGCACAGTGAACTGGACTACGACATAGCTTTGGTGAAAGCAGGCACAGAAATCCTCCCGAGCAACTTTATCCGCTACGCCTGCCTGCCGCGCAAACAGACCAACCTAAAACCTGGCCATTACTGCTGGGTGACCGGCTGGGGGGACACACGAG GTGGAAAAGATAATGTGTCACTCGCTGAGTCACTAAACCAGGCCCGCCTGCCCATCATTGACCACAAAACATGCCGGCAGAAGAAGTTTTGGGGAGATCGTGTGAGGGAGTCCATGATCTGTGCTGGCttcagagacacagagggacCTCCTGCTGCTTGCCAG GGAGATTCAGGTGGTCCTTTAATGTGTCAGGTGGGTGAGGATCGCTGGGAGGTGCGTGGCGTAGTGAGCTTCGGCCCCATCGGCTGCGCGGTGGAAAACAAGCCGAGCGTCTTCACTCGTACTGCTGCTTACATCCCCTGGATTGAGGCAACTCGCATCAGAGACTTCTTTTTCCATTGA
- the timm23a gene encoding mitochondrial import inner membrane translocase subunit Tim23, with protein MDNSSPGSGAYKAGFGGIFGGGASEYSSTALAGVPLTGMNPISPYLNVDPRYLVQDTDEFILPTGANKTRGRFELAFFTIGGSCMTGAAFGTLNGLRLGLKETRDMAWSKPRNVQIINMVTRQGASWANTLGSIALLYSAFGVAIEKARGAEDDINTVAAGTLTGMMFKSTGGLKGVARGGLAGLAISGLYALYSNWDHLKGTTPIHY; from the exons ATGGATAACAGCAGCCCGGGCTCAGGCGCTTATAAAGCGGGATTTGGTGGCATTTTTGGTGGTGGAGCCTCTGAGTATTCCAGCACGGCGCTGGCTGGAGTACCAT TGACTGGAATGAACCCGATCTCACCCTACCTCAACGTTGACCCTCGCTACCTCGTTCAG GATACAGATGAATTTATATTGCCAACTGGAGCAAACAAAACCCGTGGCCGCTTCGAGTTAGCCTTCTTCACCATTGGAGGATCCTGCATGACTG GTGCTGCTTTCGGAACACTGAATGGGCTTCGTCTGGGCCTGAAGGAGACGAGAGATATGGCGTGGTCAAAACccagaaatgtaca AATTATAAACATGGTCACACGGCAGGGAGCATCATGGGCTAACACATTAGGATCAATAG CTCTGTTGTACAGCGCGTTTGGTGTAGCTATAGAAAAGGCAAGAGGAGCAGAAGATGATATTAACACAGTAGCTGCTGGCACGTTAACAGGAATGATGTTTAAATCCACAG gTGGTCTAAAAGGCGTTGCCCGAGGAGGCCTTGCTGGATTAGCAATATCAGGATTGTACGCCCTCTACAGCAACTGGGATCACCTCAAAGGCACGACTCCGATCCATTATTGA